The following DNA comes from Desulfobaculum xiamenense.
ATCGAGATAGACAAGAAACTCCTGCAGCCCGGACTTCATGGCTTGAAACGGCCCAGCGTCCATAACTGCAGTCCGGAACTGAAACCACTTATCCGCAAGCATGGACACTGTGCCGTCCCATGTCTGGGCGTATTCGTCCGTCACCCCTCGAAACTTACTGGTCGATGACTCCCACGCCTCGAACATCTTTCGCCGCGTCTCCTCAACGGAATAGGAAACACCCTGCTCGAAGCCCATCATGGCAAGGATGCCCCGCTCTCGGAACATGTCGGCGGCACCGGCACCCGCCGAATACATGCGCACAACCTGCCCCGTGGCTTCCTCAATGGACAATCCGGACACTGCTGCGAGGTCCGCAATCATTGGCATCCAGCGCTTGATTTCCTCCACGCCACCGGACAGCACACCAGCCAACTGCGTGGCTGAAGCCATGACGGCGCTATACTCGAAGGGCACTTGTGCAGCGAAGGCCGCCATTTCCTGAAACAGCCGATTCCCCTCGGCTTGGGATTGAAGCAACGCATTCAAGCGTACCCGGTAGCCTTCGGCCTCGCGCGCAGCATCCACAAAGGCAGTCGTCACCTTCTGTAGCCCGTAGGCCCCCACGAGGGCGGTCACGGCATTGCGAAGCTGCCCAATGGCCCGCTCGGCTCGCTCGAAGCTTCGCTGCATACTTTCTGTGGCGGTTTCAGTCTTCCGCCCCTGCTGCTCAAGCCCCTTAAGGTCCTTCGCGGCCTTGGGTACGCTCTCGCTATGGACCTCAATGCCCAACGTGGCGATGTCTACCGACATGATTTACCCTTGCCCGTTTTTCGGCTGCTCTGATATTCAGGAACCATTAGGAGGTGTCACCATGCCCCTGATTCAATGCCCAGACTGTAATCACAAGGTTTCCGACACGGCCCCGACCTGCCCCCACTGCGGTCGCCCTCTCGCTGCACAGACCATTGAAATGACCGGCAAGAAAATCAAGAAGCTCCAAATCCTCAGCTTCACGCTCGTCATTCTGGGCCTGCTACCGACCATCGCAAAAAATGGAGACTCCACCGCAGGGCTATTGATGATTCTGGCCGGAGTCGTCCTATACGTGGCCGCAAGGGTATCCAAATGGTGGCAGCACGAATAAACCCATTTCGTAGCGCGCAACCGTTCGACGTGAAGGGCGCGAATGATGCAGATCAATACCGGTTCGCTTTACTTTTGGGGTGCCATCTTCCTTCTTGTGGCTCTTTTTCTCCTGCTTCGAGAATTCCTTTGCTGGTACTGGAAGATCAACGAACGCATCTCCAACCAGCACGAAATCATACACATTCTAACCGCCATGAACCCCAAAGTTCCCCGTCCGCCTGTCGCGGCACCAAACGATGATGTCTCGGGAAAAAACATCTATGACCTGACGCCGGAATCGCGCCATTCAAAATAGGTTCTATCCAGCCGTTGTAAGACAGCCACTTCCCACGGCTCCGGGGCACGCCCAGTGAGACGCGCCCACGCCTCTATCTCGACGAAGCCAATCGCCTCAGGCCCCATACCCTGCCCGCGCGCTGCGTGCAGTTCCCAGAACCATTCAAGAAGATATCCTCCGGCATCCGGCGGCCGAGAACTGCCAAGGAGTTCAGTCAATTCCTCGGGTGGCTCGCCACTATCCCGTGCCACCTGCTCCAGATGTGCCCGCAGGCTTTGCCCATCCTTCCGAGGCGCGTTCAGGGTCAGATGGGCCTTGAAGGCCTCCACCAGACCCCACGTCAGTTTTTTATGTAATTCGCTCTATCCCCAATGAAACGATCCACCTGTTCACGAATCCACGGAAACCGCCTGTAAAGCGCCACGGCATTCTCCCGCGAGAAGTCGAGAACCTGTGCGTCAACGGTCACGCCTTCCCAACCAAGCGTGCAGCGCGAAAGCAGCTCAAGGGCTTCCTCTTCAGCCTCCTCCGGCGACACGGCACCGGTCTTCATGCGGCGAATACGCTTGCGACCGATGGCCATCTGCGCCTTACGGCAAATGCCAGAGTCCGCTCCGGCAAGCGTGACGTAGACGCCAAGAGGTTCCTCGGTCGCCGGATGCCGCAGTTGCAGTACCGCGCCCTCCTCGGCGCGGGCCGCGGTGTCGAGACTGGCGAGATCGAGGGGGGTGTCATTGCGCATAATCGCTCCTATGCGGGGGTACGGGTGAAGGTGATGGTGGTGGCAGCCGTCTCGTCGTAGAGGGCCACGAAAGACAGCTTCTCCATGATAGGACCGTCGCCGATGTCCTTGGATGCACCGCTGTACTTGATGCGCGGCAGGGCGATGGACAGAGTGTTTCCATGCACGTCCTCAAGGGACAGCGCGAGGCTGGACACCGTCTCGTTCAGGAACTTCTGAAGGAGCGAGGCGTCCTTGTAGTAGCAGTCGAGCGAGCCGCTGACCTTGATCTTCTGGCGGCTTTTGGTCGTTGCCCGCGACGCGCCGACCACAAACCCCGTCTCGTAGCCGTTCTCGATGGTCAGAGACACACCCGTGACCGTGGCGATGGAAACACCGCCCTCGGAAAGAGTGCCGGTGAAGGCGTCGAACGCGCTGTTCGCATTGGCCGGAGTGGTCGATGCAGCGACGGAGGCGCCGGACAGAATCATGTTCTGCCCGATGCAGCCGAAGGTGCCAGTCACGATGGCCTCGGGCTTGATGTCGAGGTTCAGGCTGTTCACGAGCACGCCGGGGAAAAGCTCGAACTCCCCGCTCTGAACAATGCTCTCCAGGCTGAAGCTCCTATCCGTGGCTCCAACCTTCAGCACATCCGTAGCCCATGCTCCGCGCAGGACGGCGGCGATGAAGTCGTCATAGCTGCCGTAGGAAAGTTCCACAGGGATGTCCCCCGCAACACGCAGGGGACCATGGCGCAGGTCCTTCACCTGCCCGCCCTGCCCCAGTTCCTTGGACTCGAAGGTGGACTTGTCGGGCTTCATGCCGAATCCCGTGTGCCGCAGGACCATCATGGTCGGCGTGGCCGGGGTGGTTCCCCAGACCGTTTCGGGCACGTACGTGACGACATGGTCGCTTCCGGACACGCTGTTGAAAACCATGGCTCAAACCTCCATCAGTTGGCCGCGTAGGCCCTGTAGGAAATGGACACGGGCACGCGATAGCGATTGCCTTCTTGCAGGCCTGGCCCCGGTCCGACCCCTGTCACGGTGACGGTCACCACCCCGCTAACGCAGCGCGTGCCCCGCCTGAAATGAACGCACAGGGCATCGACCTGCGCGCAGGCCTCCCCTGGGCCGTCCCCTCGACCAACGACCACATCCACCTGGAAGATTCCCTTGTGCTCGTTGGGCGCGTCGGTCCCCAGCCCCGCCTGCACCGGTGTGGCTGGAAGCAGGTGAACCCGCAGATGGTTCCCGCAGCCCCCCGGTGTAAAGGGCACATTCTCCCACGCGATGGGCCACCCTCCCGGCAGAGAGACCAGGCGCGATTCGAGGGCCGCGCGAATGGCCGTGACACTCATCGCCGCCCCCCTCGCACCTCGCGCGCCGCACGGTCCACATGGTCCTGAAACTCCTGCAGGGTCACGCGGACCATGCCCTGCGGTGCCTGCGCTGACCCCGGCCGTCCATCCTCCCGCCCGTATTCGAGAATCGGCATATAGGAGAGGTTGGACACGATGTAGACCACGGTCCCAGCCTCCAGCCCCTGAACAAGGCTTGCCATGCGGGCGATGGCTCGACCGCCAGTCGGATCCTTATCCTCTGGGCTGTCAGCGGGGACGGAATGGATGCCCGCCACCCACGAAGCGCGGGCGCGCCCCGTATCCACCGGCGTACGCAGGACCACGGCGCGGGACAGGTCGAGGATGACCTTGCGCACCACCTGGTTCATGTCCACCTCGGCCTTGCGTACCAGCCGGGACAGGTCCACGGAGAACGTGCCACCCATCAGCGCCTCACCTGCAACTTGAAGAGAACAGGCACGCCGCCAGGATCCACGGCCTTGGCGTTGACCACTGTATAGGTCGTCCCTCCCGCCACCAATTCATCGCCCGGTTCGGGCTGCGTGGTGACCGAATGCGCGCCGAGCAGGACAAACCTGTCGCCCTGCCGAACCATGCTCCCGTCGATGAAGGTTTCCCCGCTGCCCTGAATGTCTCGGGACTTGAAGAGGCCGAAACCCGCCTGCTCGACAGCGGTCGCCCCGGTGCGTCCGGTGGCGGGGTCGTATGCGGCGGAGGCAAGGCGACGCAGGGTCATGGGCATCCCAGCCTCGCGCAGATCGACCTCCACACTTCGGGCTTCGGCGGCGTAATCCATCACGACCTCACGAGTTCACGGCTGGACGCGCAGGAAAGCAGCCCCCACAGCATGTCCGTGATGGCGGTAAATCTGTCGCGCGGGGTTGCGCTCTCGAAATATTCGGTCTCCAGCACGTCGGTCTTCTTGCGCTTCACCTGCCCACCGCGCGCAAGGTTCGGCTGGAGACTTCCTCGGGCCTCGATCTCGCGCAGGGCGGCTTCGCACTGGGCATCGCGCACAGCCTGCGGAATCTCGTCCGCCGCCCATTCCTGCCCCTCGGCGTCCATGACTCCACCCCTCGGCCATGCCATGGCATTCGCGCGCGCCGTTCGTGCGCCCTTCCACGCCAGCCCGTTCAGGTACTGCCCGGCCCGCACAAGGGCCACGGCCTTCTCATCTTCCGTGCCCGTCCACGCCGCATTGCCCCGCGCCTCGTGATAGGCGTTGGCCTCCGCGAGCGTGACGAAGGTGTTGGCCCCGGCCACCACGCGCCCGGTCTCCACCACGAGCACGATGGCCATGGGCTACTCCCCGCAAGCGGCGAGGATGCGTCCCGCCACGGTTTCGGGCTTCATGTTGCCCTTGATGTCCACCCCGACCTCGGACGCGAAGGACTTGAGCTCGGGCAACCCGAGTTCAGCCAGTTCCCCGGCCAGCCAAGACACCTCCTGCCCGAAAAGCGTGTGCGACTCGGGGTCGAAGTCGTCCCGATTGATGACCATGAAGCCCGAGGTGGTATCCTCGGAAACGATGCGTACGGTTTCGATGCGTCCCATGCGTCCTCCGTCCAAAAGGGCGGAGCGGTCACCCGCCCCGCCCCGTTAAGGTCTAGCCCGCCAGTCGCGACCCGAGTTCGCGCCGGACCACGGCGGCCCCGTAGAGGATGTCGTACGAGAAGCGGGTGCGCTTGTGCTCGCGCGACACCTCAAGACGCAGCGCCAGCCCGGACTTGGGATCCACACTGGCCTGGATGATGTTCCCAAGGCCCTCGGCGCTGTCCAGGAGAGGCCGGGTGGCGAAGGCGATGGCGTCGCGATGGAACGCGAGGTTCATCACGTGGCTCGCCTTCACGCTCACGGCCTCACTGCCCGCGAGGCCCTGCGCCAGACCGGGATAGATGGCGACGTCCGTGTTGCCCACGCTCAGCGACACGTCTGCGGTGACCACGTAGGTCTGGTCGTGCCCGGCGAAGGTGAGGATGTCACCGTCCTTGAGGGTCATCGCATTGGTAGCCTTGGCGAGGCTGACGGTCTTGGCTCCTGCGGCGTGCGCGCCGTTGGCGGTCAGCGCACCGGCGGTAACCGTGGAGGCCGTGAAGCCAGGCACCTGCTGGTCCATGGCCCAGTCGAAACCGAGCCGACGCCCGATGGTGCCGTCGATGGCCACGGTGCTGTTGCCTGCCTGATTCACGTTCTGGAAGGCGGCCAGATTCAGGGCATTGGCCTCGGCATCGGGGTCGAGCACGATGCGGCGGTCGGTCAGGGGCGCAAGCTGCCGGTTCAGAATCTTACGCACTGCGGTGGCGTCGTTGGCGTTGGAGGCGAAGGGCGTGGTCCCCGGCGTGCCGTGGAAGCCGTAGAACTTCCGGCCGAGGGCCAGCAGGTAGCTGTTGACGTTTTCGGCCAGCGCCTTGATGGCCTCCGAGGCCTGCATGGGAATGACACCCCGCTCGACCTTCAGAAAGTCGTTGTCGGTCATGTAGAAGGGCGCCTCGAACCACTGGTCCAGAGGAATCTGCACCGTGGTCGGCCCGATGTCGGCGGTTTCGGGCGGGGTGGAACCGGGGCTGACGGCCTGCGCCGCGATGGCCGAGGGCACGGGGACGTCGATGGTCGCGCCCTTCTGCTTGGCCTCCGTGGAATAGTCCGCATTGACCAGCCGGGGCATGACGCACGCGCCGCGAAGGGCCAAGAGTCCCTGCGCAAGCAGTTGGGGAATGATGTCCGTGAGACGGTTCGCCATGGTCGTTCTCTCCTGTTGCTAGACGGCCCGAACCTTGCCGGATGCGATGTCCTCAAGGTGCGCGCCGAAGGCATCCATGTCGTGCCGGTTGATGGTTCCGCCGGAGTGTGCGCCGCCGGATGGCCGCGCGCCGGACCCGGCCCCGCCGGAGCCCTTGAGGATGGTGTCCTTGTACGGATAGGAGTCCACGAGCATCTCCAAAGCCTCGTCGAACCCGGCCGGTTCGCCGGGCTTCTCACGGCTGTAGAGCGTATTGCCGCTGGCATCGACGGCCACAACGCGCCCGCCGTCGATCTTGAAGCTCTTGCCGAAGCGCGCCTCCACGAGGTCGTGGGGGATGGCGAGTCGCTCGGCGATGAACTTGGAGCGGGCGAAGCTGCCACCGATCATCTCGGAGACAAGAGCCGTCTCCTTCTGCTTGAGCTGCCCGGCAAGCTCGTCGATCTTCGCCTGCATGGACCGCGCGACCTCGGCCTTCACCTTCTCGGCCTCCCCGGCGTCGATGAGCTTCTTGGCGTCGAGATTCTTCACCGTCTCCATCGCCTTGCGCGCCGCGGGGACGAACCCGGCGATGTCGTCGATGCCGTCGAGCAGGGCAAGCGTCTCCTGCGACTTGCGCAGCTCGCGCTTGCGGGTTGCGGATTCGCTGTTGAGCGACTCGATCTTGGACAACGCGGCATCGGCATCGAAAGGACTTTCCTTGCCGTCGCCGTAGACCCAAATCGGTTTGCCGTCCTGCGTCGCGATACGGTCGCCGTCCATCTTCCAGGGCATGGGGACTCCCTTGCGCCTCAACTGGCGCGGTCTTCTGGTGGTTGTGCGGCTTCCGCCGCAGGCTGTGGGCTGGACCGCCCGCAAAAACGGATGGATGCGGAAGAAATCCCGCTTCATGGGTGGGAATGCTAAGCAGAAAAAAAGGACACCCTTAAGGCAAAGGATGTCCTGCGCGGAAAATGAAACAACATTAATCAGTGTGCTAATGAATAACAAATATTGCAAAACAAATTCTGCAAGAATAGAGTCCCACAGACATCAACAATCTAACTCTATAGGAGAACACTATGGAATACAGGAAGAAGCACGGCAGTGACACTTGGCACTTCTGCAAAAACTGCGCAAATTGGCCGACTTCTGGTTATGACTCCAAGACCACGAAGCCGACCAGCGGCGAACTTTGCAACCAGTGCCAGGCCAAGAAAAGCGCAGGTAACTGCAAGTAAATACTGCCGCCCCGCTCTTCTTTGAAGGGCGGGGCACCTTTTTATCTGTTAACACTCCTCTCGAACACAATGTCGTTGCCCTGATCGGGCCATGGTGCACGATGCGCATCATCGCCGAGCCAGATCGCGTCCGGGATGCCGTTCGGAAACGCACGGCACCTGCGTTTGGAATGATCGGTGATATGCGCGCAAAGGCTGCACACGTCGCTAAACGGCGGCGTGTCGTCGAGAATGATCATCCCCGTCTCCGGGTCCTGGTATAGCTCATCCATGGCAGTTCCTTGGCGATGTGGGACCAGATGCGATGCCACATCATGATATTCGCCTCTCGACGGTTCAGAGTTCCGGATTCCAGCCTCGCCAGAATCTCCTTGACCACCTTCGGCTCGAAACGGTCCTTGAGCAGCATGATCTCCCGTTCCGCCCACGCCTCTCGCCCCGATTCTACCGCGAAACGCACCCGGTGCAAATGCTCCGCCGTCACCGCCCGCAACTCCCGCACGCCATACCGGATGGCAGTCTTCATATCTGCGGGCGAAAACGAGGATCCGCCCGGATGGTTATGCGTGAGGTATGCGCCGCGAAACGCCTTGGCCTCGGTCACTAGGAACCGCACGCTGTTGCGCCCGCCCACGCGCTCGAAAATCACGCGCCCGCCCTCGTCCACCACAACCATCTTCTCGGTTTTACGGGTGGCGATCTTCGCTTCCTCGCGGGCAAGGGTCTCGCGCACGCGGGCCGCCCCATTCGTCGGCGACGTCGGACGGGTCACCCGATGGTGATGCCGTCCGCCCAGCTCCTCAATGGTCCGCAGTCGCCCGGTCTGGGGATCCACGAGGTCCTTGAACCCCACTTCCCCCCGACGCAGAAGGTCCAGACGCCCCGGCCCCACCACGTTCTCCTTGAAAGTGTGCGACTGCTTCCCGAACCAGCTTGCGTAGTCGCCCTGGTGCCGCCCCACCTCCTCGATGGTCCTGCGGCCACCGGCACCGATATTCGTGTTCCCATGCATGGCGTAGGGGCGGTAGACTTCGGCGACCTCGTCCATGTCCAGCCCAAGCTCCCGCCACGTTCTGGTCTTTGGCAGCAGCACGCACCGGCAGCGGGGATGCAGGGGGCATTCCGGACGCTGGTCGTCCATGCCCCACTCCTGCCCGTCCAGCGCGGCACAGCGCAGGCAGGTCCCGCGCCCGGTGTCGATGTAGCCGTCCTCCAGCGCCGCGCACCAGCGCACGCCGTTCACGATGTCCCGGTTGGCCTCGTACACGGCTTCCATGGCCCCGACGTTGGCGCTCTGGACGTAGGTCCGGGCGAGGGTCACGGCGTCGTCCCGCACGAGACCGAAGCCGTCCTCGATCCTGCGCACCAGCTTCCGGTAGCCCTCCCCGCGCAGACTCCCGGTAAGCACCTCCCGCCGG
Coding sequences within:
- a CDS encoding P22 phage major capsid protein family protein, which encodes MANRLTDIIPQLLAQGLLALRGACVMPRLVNADYSTEAKQKGATIDVPVPSAIAAQAVSPGSTPPETADIGPTTVQIPLDQWFEAPFYMTDNDFLKVERGVIPMQASEAIKALAENVNSYLLALGRKFYGFHGTPGTTPFASNANDATAVRKILNRQLAPLTDRRIVLDPDAEANALNLAAFQNVNQAGNSTVAIDGTIGRRLGFDWAMDQQVPGFTASTVTAGALTANGAHAAGAKTVSLAKATNAMTLKDGDILTFAGHDQTYVVTADVSLSVGNTDVAIYPGLAQGLAGSEAVSVKASHVMNLAFHRDAIAFATRPLLDSAEGLGNIIQASVDPKSGLALRLEVSREHKRTRFSYDILYGAAVVRRELGSRLAG
- a CDS encoding HK97 gp10 family phage protein, whose translation is MGGTFSVDLSRLVRKAEVDMNQVVRKVILDLSRAVVLRTPVDTGRARASWVAGIHSVPADSPEDKDPTGGRAIARMASLVQGLEAGTVVYIVSNLSYMPILEYGREDGRPGSAQAPQGMVRVTLQEFQDHVDRAAREVRGGRR
- a CDS encoding phage tail terminator-like protein, whose protein sequence is MSVTAIRAALESRLVSLPGGWPIAWENVPFTPGGCGNHLRVHLLPATPVQAGLGTDAPNEHKGIFQVDVVVGRGDGPGEACAQVDALCVHFRRGTRCVSGVVTVTVTGVGPGPGLQEGNRYRVPVSISYRAYAAN
- a CDS encoding phage tail assembly chaperone, coding for MEAFKAHLTLNAPRKDGQSLRAHLEQVARDSGEPPEELTELLGSSRPPDAGGYLLEWFWELHAARGQGMGPEAIGFVEIEAWARLTGRAPEPWEVAVLQRLDRTYFEWRDSGVRS
- a CDS encoding phage minor head protein, yielding MTGDQLKDLIALARHVEWRYKLDQFEKAAIGDILTAVNQARREIGQYLDARGRESGTWSERRALELLDELRDLTVGLRAQETRFIADIATIVTQESLPLHADILSFGGRVKGFNTVSLSAEQLRSLVTETPVGGRLLRQWVEDSFETRVQTDIRREVLTGSLRGEGYRKLVRRIEDGFGLVRDDAVTLARTYVQSANVGAMEAVYEANRDIVNGVRWCAALEDGYIDTGRGTCLRCAALDGQEWGMDDQRPECPLHPRCRCVLLPKTRTWRELGLDMDEVAEVYRPYAMHGNTNIGAGGRRTIEEVGRHQGDYASWFGKQSHTFKENVVGPGRLDLLRRGEVGFKDLVDPQTGRLRTIEELGGRHHHRVTRPTSPTNGAARVRETLAREEAKIATRKTEKMVVVDEGGRVIFERVGGRNSVRFLVTEAKAFRGAYLTHNHPGGSSFSPADMKTAIRYGVRELRAVTAEHLHRVRFAVESGREAWAEREIMLLKDRFEPKVVKEILARLESGTLNRREANIMMWHRIWSHIAKELPWMSYTRTRRRG
- a CDS encoding DnaT-like ssDNA-binding protein, which translates into the protein MAIVLVVETGRVVAGANTFVTLAEANAYHEARGNAAWTGTEDEKAVALVRAGQYLNGLAWKGARTARANAMAWPRGGVMDAEGQEWAADEIPQAVRDAQCEAALREIEARGSLQPNLARGGQVKRKKTDVLETEYFESATPRDRFTAITDMLWGLLSCASSRELVRS
- a CDS encoding phage tail tube protein, with the protein product MVFNSVSGSDHVVTYVPETVWGTTPATPTMMVLRHTGFGMKPDKSTFESKELGQGGQVKDLRHGPLRVAGDIPVELSYGSYDDFIAAVLRGAWATDVLKVGATDRSFSLESIVQSGEFELFPGVLVNSLNLDIKPEAIVTGTFGCIGQNMILSGASVAASTTPANANSAFDAFTGTLSEGGVSIATVTGVSLTIENGYETGFVVGASRATTKSRQKIKVSGSLDCYYKDASLLQKFLNETVSSLALSLEDVHGNTLSIALPRIKYSGASKDIGDGPIMEKLSFVALYDETAATTITFTRTPA
- a CDS encoding cytoplasmic protein → MIILDDTPPFSDVCSLCAHITDHSKRRCRAFPNGIPDAIWLGDDAHRAPWPDQGNDIVFERSVNR
- a CDS encoding zinc-ribbon domain-containing protein, whose protein sequence is MPLIQCPDCNHKVSDTAPTCPHCGRPLAAQTIEMTGKKIKKLQILSFTLVILGLLPTIAKNGDSTAGLLMILAGVVLYVAARVSKWWQHE
- a CDS encoding DUF6651 domain-containing protein codes for the protein MPWKMDGDRIATQDGKPIWVYGDGKESPFDADAALSKIESLNSESATRKRELRKSQETLALLDGIDDIAGFVPAARKAMETVKNLDAKKLIDAGEAEKVKAEVARSMQAKIDELAGQLKQKETALVSEMIGGSFARSKFIAERLAIPHDLVEARFGKSFKIDGGRVVAVDASGNTLYSREKPGEPAGFDEALEMLVDSYPYKDTILKGSGGAGSGARPSGGAHSGGTINRHDMDAFGAHLEDIASGKVRAV